Proteins from a genomic interval of Danio rerio strain Tuebingen ecotype United States chromosome 4, GRCz12tu, whole genome shotgun sequence:
- the LOC101882721 gene encoding uncharacterized protein produces the protein MAFIKVESEDLKIEETFTVNHEDLQEQTELLVLKQEQELKEIEEKGQSLKTEEKYAPNQETSSLNSALKTKSKRFHCHLCGKAYSKKAHFTLHMRVHTGEKPFTCQQCGKAFRQKPALDVHMRVHTGEKPFTCQHCGKGFTQKKDVKNHTRIHTGEKPFTCQQCGKSFRIKQSLYGHMRVHTGEKPYTCRQCGKSFAQYPTLSHHMRVHTGEKLFACEQCGRSFAYKHRLKIHMRVHTGERPYKCSLCDKSFIQKLTLDIHKRVHTGEKPFTCPQCGNTFTQKGSLNVHIRSIHGSARKQKPKVQRKT, from the exons atggcgtttattaaagtgGAGAGCGAAGacctgaagattgaagaaacattcacagtcaatcatgaagatctgcaggaacaaacag aattgtTGGTGCTGAAACAAGAGCAAGAACTGAAGGAAATAGAAGAGAAAGGCCAGTCATTAAAAACGGAGGAAAAATACGCCCCAAACCAAGAAACTTCATCACTGAACAGTGCTCTGAAAACCAAATCTAAACGTTTTCATTGTCATCTCTGTGGGAAGGCGTACAGTAAAAAAGCACACTTTACCTtacacatgagagttcacacaggAGAGAAACCTTTTacctgccaacagtgtggaaaagcTTTCAGACAGAAGCCAGCCCTCGATgtccacatgagagttcacaccggagagaaacccttCACATGCCAACACTGTGGAAAAGGATTTACTCAAAAAAAAGATGTTAAAAATCACACgagaattcacaccggagagaaacctttcACATGCCAACAATGCGGGAAGAGTTTCCGTATAAAACAGTCCTTGTATggtcacatgagagttcacaccggagagaaaccgtacacctgccgtcagtgcgggaagagtttcgCTCAATATCCAACGCTCAGTcaccacatgagagttcacaccggagagaagttGTTCGCTTGTGAACAGTGTGGAAGGAGTTTTGCGTATAAACATAGGCTTAAAatccacatgagagttcacaccggagagagGCCTTACAAATGCTCACTGTGTGACAAGAGTTTCATTCAGAAACTAACTCTTGACATTCACAAGagggttcacactggagagaaaccgttcacttGCCCACAGTGTGGAAACACGTTCACTCAAAAAGGAAGTCTCAATGTCCACATTAGAAGTATTCACGGGTCCGCTCGGAAACAGAAGCCCAAAGTCCAACGCAAGACCTAA